A portion of the Suricata suricatta isolate VVHF042 chromosome 11, meerkat_22Aug2017_6uvM2_HiC, whole genome shotgun sequence genome contains these proteins:
- the PANX1 gene encoding pannexin-1 isoform X2 codes for MKKKERFPYGENQEVGLPTTFFTKFFPYILLLVAILLYLPSLFWRFTAAPHLCSDLKFIMEELDKVYNRSIKAAKSLCDQDMRDGLGPVPGVENTGHSLWEISESHFKYPIVEQYLKTKKHCTNLIIKYISCRLLTLGIILLACIYLGYYFSLSSLSDEFVCSIKSGILRNDTSVPDRFQCKLIAVGIFQLLSFINLVVYVLLAPVVVYTLLVPFRQKTDILNVYEILPTFEVLRFKSEGYNDLSLYNLFLEENISELKSYKCLKVLENIKSSSQGVDPMLLLTNLGLIKMDIVDGRRPEPVDMTAEEQEDSIAELKDLNAPSENKVSNGGKNARQRLLDSSC; via the exons atgaaaaagaaagagaggtttCCCTATGGAGAAAACCAAGAAGTGGGGCTTCCAACTACATTCTTTACAAAG tttttccccTACATCCTGCTCCTGGTGGCCATCCTCCTGTACCTCCCCTCCCTGTTCTGGCGTTTTACTGCGGCTCCTCATCTGTGCTCAGACTTGAAGTTTATCATGGAAGAACTTGACAAAGTTTACAACCGCTCGATTAAAGCTGCAAAGAGCTTGTGTGATCAGGACATGAGAGATGGCCTCGGCCCAGTTCCGGGTGTTGAGAACACAGGGCACAG TTTGTGGGAGATCTCTGAAAGCCACTTCAAGTACCCAATTGTGGAGCAGTACCTGAAGACGAAGAAGCACTGTACTAATTTAATCATCAAGTACATCAGCTGCCGCTTGCTGACCCTCGGCATAATACTGTTAGCGTGCATCTACCTGGGCTACTACTtcagcctctcctccctctccgACGAGTTTGTCTGCAGCATCAAGTCCGGGATCCTGAGGAATGACACCAGCGTGCCCGACCGGTTTCAGTGCAAGCTCATTGCTGTCGGCATCTTCCAGCTGCTCAGTTTTATCAACCTCGTGGTTTACGTCCTGTTGGCTCCTGTGGTTGTCTACACGCTCCTTGTTCCGTTCCGACAGAAGACAGACATTCTCAACGTCTATGAAATCCTGCCCACGTTTGAAGTCCTGCGTTTCAAGTCTGAAGGGTACAACGACCTGAGTCTCTACAATCTTTTCCTGGAGGAGAACATAAGCGAGCTCAAGTCCTACAAGTGTTTGAAGGTGCTGGAGAACATTAAAAGCAGCAGCCAGGGCGTGGACCCAATGCTTCTCCTGACTAACCTCGGCCTGATCAAGATGGACATTGTCGACGGCAGAAGACCAGAGCCTGTGGACATGAcagcagaggagcaggaggaCTCGATAGCAGAGCTCAAAG ATTTGAATGCACCCAGTGAAAATAAAGTAAGTAATGGAGGGAAGAATGCTCGGCAGAGACTTTTGGATTCTTCTTGCtga